From a single Apium graveolens cultivar Ventura chromosome 2, ASM990537v1, whole genome shotgun sequence genomic region:
- the LOC141706979 gene encoding 14-3-3-like protein G-BOX factor 14 kappa — MATENLSREQYVYMAKLAEQAERYEEMVQFMEKLVAGATPAGELTVEERNLLSVAYKNVIGSLRAAWRIVSSIEQKEESRKNEEQVALVKEYRSKVESELSDVCGGILKLLESHLVPSASTSESKVFYLKMKGDYHRYMAEFKVGDERKNAAEETMNSYKAAQDIALADLAPTHPIRLGLALNFSVFYYEILNSSDKACSMAKQAFEEAIAELDTLGEESYKDSTLIMQLLRDNLTLWTSDSQDQLDEP; from the exons aTGGCGACTGAAAATCTAAGCAGAGAGCAGTACGTCTACATGGCGAAACTCGCCGAACAAGCCGAGCGCTACGAAGAGATGGTTCAATTCATGGAGAAACTAGTCGCCGGAGCAACTCCGGCCGGCGAATTGACCGTCGAGGAGCGAAACCTCCTGTCCGTGGCCTACAAAAACGTGATCGGATCGCTCCGAGCCGCCTGGAGAATCGTCTCCTCAATCGAACAAAAAGAGGAGTCTCGGAAGAACGAGGAACAAGTGGCGTTAGTGAAGGAGTACAGATCTAAAGTTGAATCGGAGTTATCGGATGTGTGCGGTGGAATATTGAAGCTTTTGGAGAGTCATTTGGTGCCTTCTGCTTCGACGAGTGAGTCGAAAGTGTTCTATTTGAAGATGAAAGGCGATTATCACAGGTATATGGCGGAGTTTAAAGTCGGTGATGAGAGGAAGAATGCTGCGGAGGAAACTATGAATTCTTATAAGGCTGCTCAG GATATTGCACTAGCAGATTTGGCTCCAACACATCCAATAAGATTGGGGCTAGCACTCAACTTCTCAGTATTTTACTATGAGATTCTTAATTCTTCTGACAAAGCGTGTAGCATGGCAAAACAG GCATTTGAGGAAGCCATAGCTGAACTAGACACTCTGGGTGAAGAATCCTACAAAGACAGTACACTCATCATGCAACTCCTGAGGGACAATCTCACCCTGTGGACTTCAGATTCACAG GACCAACTGGATGAGCCATGA